One window of the Triticum dicoccoides isolate Atlit2015 ecotype Zavitan chromosome 3B, WEW_v2.0, whole genome shotgun sequence genome contains the following:
- the LOC119278674 gene encoding probable ribosomal protein S11, mitochondrial, giving the protein MAARALGLAGRALLRPLASPGAPRLLSTDKGPLQGLTNASDPMSRLIMQARNQTDGGFPRHFAENGFTAGAGRMGGNGFTAGDGRMGGNGFTAGDGRMGGNGFTALGGRMGGTGFTAGGGRSGRFNMEMLRPAGAPRVKRDVLHVTLKGKKTFVTVTDVKGNRKAGASAGCLEDRKGRSRLARYAGEATGEHMGRVASKIGLKSVVVKVKGYSFFRKKKKVIMGFADGFRGERVRTPSPIMYVHDVTQLAHNGCRLPKKVRK; this is encoded by the exons ATGGCAGCGAGGGCCCTCGGGCTCGCCGGCCGAGCACTCCTGCGACCGCTCGCCTCACCAGGCGCCCCGCGCCTGCTGTCAACTGACAAG GGCCCACTGCAGGGCCTCACGAACGCCAGTGATCCGATGAGCCGCCTCATCATGCAAGCACGGAACCAGACTGATGGCGGTTTTCCCCGTCATTTTGCTGAGAACGGATTCACAGCCGGTGCTGGCAGGATGGGTGGAAATGGATTTACAGCTGGTGATGGCAGGATGGGTGGAAATGGATTCACAGCCGGTGATGGCAGGATGGGTGGAAACGGATTCACAGCCCTTGGTGGCAGGATGGGTGGAACCGGATTCACTGCCGGTGGTGGCAGGTCGGGCCGGTTTAACATGGAAATGCTGCGGCCAGCAGGGGCTCCGCGAGTAAAGAGGGACGTTCTCCACGTCACGCTCAAGGGGAAGAAGACCTTTGTGACTGTGACGGACGTCAAGGGGAACAGGAAGGCAGGGGCTTCCGCCGGCTGTTTGGAGGATCGAAAGGGGCGGTCTCGTCTTGCTCGGTATGCTGGTGAAGCAACAGGGGAACACATGGGGCGAGTTGCCAGCAAGATTGGCCTCAAGTCGGTCGTTGTGAAGGTGAAAGGATACTCCTTtttcaggaagaagaagaaggtgatCATGGGCTTTGCGGATGGTTTCCGTGGCGAAAGAGTGAGGACCCCGTCTCCTATCATGTATGTCCACGACGTGACCCAGCTTGCGCATAATGGATGCCGGCTGCCCAAAAAGGTAAGGAAGTAA